In Scatophagus argus isolate fScaArg1 chromosome 5, fScaArg1.pri, whole genome shotgun sequence, a genomic segment contains:
- the LOC124059506 gene encoding vacuolar protein sorting-associated protein 37B-like encodes MSLPVQFGALRTRELRELLEDEDKINHIISCSEKFQQMHGAAERILVSNQKLAKVGLSQKPTFRDAKLLLAMKYKELEKLRSLIQAKHEKLADKHRLPHAQWCLLNKISHAEEECELLFQRFAEGKTPLADFLDSFLSTRKLQHISLVLVKKLQETTELKPAQSLRETHADAQHNACLPLCGLTSAVVLPACCHTPVLLPFATHANSGSCLQYLPFCPDYSQHLRVGVHGRGPRWPARPTRLEPLKMQQRKHQEAPH; translated from the exons atgtctcTGCCGGTGCAGTTTGGTGCTCTGAGGACCAGAGAGCTGCGAGAGCTGCTGGAGGAcgaagacaaaataaatcacatcatcagctgcagtgagaAG TTTCAGCAAATGCACGGGGCTGCAGAGAGGATCCTGGTTTCAAATCAAAAGCTGGCAAAAGTCGGTCTTTCCCAAAAACCCACATTTAGAGATGCCAAGTTGCTACTTGCAATGAAGTACAAGGAGCTCGAAAAACTGAGGAGCCTCATCCAGGCCAAACATGAAAAACTGG CAGACAAGCACAGGTTGCCCCATGCCCAGTGGTGTCTCCTGAATAAGATCAGTCACgctgaggaggagtgtgag ctgctgtttcagAGGTTTGCGGAGGGGAAAACGCCACTGGCAGATTTTTTGGATTCATTTCTCAGCACGCGAAAACTCCAACACATCAGTTTGGTCCTGGTGAAGAAACTCCAGGAAACGACTGAACTCAAACCAGCACAAAGCCTCAGAGAGACTCACGCTGACGCTCAGCATAACGCCTGCCTTCCTCTCTGCGGTCTAACCTCAGCTGTGGTCTTACCCGCCTGCTGCCACACTCCGGTTCTGCTGCCCTTTGCTACCCATGCAAACTCTGGCTCCTGTCTACAGTATTTACCATTTTGCCCTGATTACAGCCAGCACCTGCGGGTAGGAGTTCATGGACGAGGCCCCAGATGGCCAGCGAGACCTACACGCCTTGAGCCGCTGAAGATGCAGCAGAGGAAGCATCAAGAAGCACCACACTGA
- the LOC124059505 gene encoding mitochondrial uncoupling protein 2-like isoform X1, which yields MVGGRATDVAPTAAVKIFSAGTAGCVADLVTFPLDTAKVRLQQAAAPSLNSRDNLTQMSACCYTSTLECNTYDKNKLIQGESKPAVDGQRARYRGVFGTIFTMVKTEGPRSLYSGLVAGLHRQMSFASVRIGLYDTMKQFYTRGSENVGIGARLLAGCTTGAMAVSFAQPTDVVKVRFQAQVCFPQSGSVKRYNSTIDAYKTIAREEGIKGLWKGCLPNIARNSIVNCSELVTYDIIKELILKYDLMSDNMPCHFTAAFAAGFCTTIVASPVDVVKTRYMNSVPGQYSGAINCALTMLVKEGPTAFYKGFMPSFLRLGSWNIVMFVSYEQIKRALVIFQNRSV from the exons ATGGTTGGTGGAAGAGCTACAGATGTGGCCCCAACAGCTGCTGTCAAGATCTTTTCGGCTGGAACAGCTGGCTGTGTGGCCGACCTGGTCACTTTCCCCCTGGACACTGCCAAAGTCAGACTGCAG CAGGCTGCAGCCCCTTCACTGAATAGTAGGGATAACTTAACACAAATGAGTGCATGTTGCTACACGTCAACCCTGGAGTGTAACActtatgacaaaaacaaactg ATTCAGGGTGAATCCAAACCCGCAGTGGACGGCCAGAGGGCGAGATACCGAGGTGTGTTTGGCACCATCTTCACCATGGTGAAGACTGAGGGCCCGAGGAGTCTGTACAGCGGATTGGTGGCAGGACTGCACAGACAGATGAGTTTCGCGTCAGTCCGCATCGGCCTGTATGACACCATGAAGCAGTTCTACACCAGAGGCTCAGAAA ACGTAGGAATCGGGGCTCGGCTGCTGGCGGGCTGCACCACGGGGGCGATGGCGGTGAGCTTCGCCCAGCCCACCGATGTGGTGAAAGTCAGATTTCAGGCTCAGGTCTGCTTCCCTCAGAGTGGCTCTGTGAAGAGGTACAACAGCACGATCGATGCCTACAAGACCATAGCCAGGGAGGAGGGCATTAAAGGACTCTGGAAAG GGTGCCTGCCAAACATCGCTCGCAATTCCATCGTTAACTGCTCTGAGCTGGTGACCTATGATATCATCAAAGAGCTCATCCTGAAGTACGACCTGATGTCAG ACAACATGCCGTGTCACTTCACAGCAGCCTTTGCAGCAGGTTTCTGCACCACCATTGTGGCTTCTCCAGTGGATGTGGTGAAAACACGTTACATGAATTCAGTGCCGGGGCAGTACAGCGGTGCAATTAACTGTGCCCTAACCATGCTGGTCAAAGAGGGACCCACAGCCTTCTATAAGGG ATTTATGCCCTCGTTTCTCCGTCTGGGTTCCTGGAACATTGTGATGTTTGTCAGCTACGAGCAGATTAAGAGAGCTTTGGTAATATTTCAGAACAGATCTGTCTGA
- the LOC124059505 gene encoding mitochondrial uncoupling protein 2-like isoform X2 gives MVGGRATDVAPTAAVKIFSAGTAGCVADLVTFPLDTAKVRLQAAAPSLNSRDNLTQMSACCYTSTLECNTYDKNKLIQGESKPAVDGQRARYRGVFGTIFTMVKTEGPRSLYSGLVAGLHRQMSFASVRIGLYDTMKQFYTRGSENVGIGARLLAGCTTGAMAVSFAQPTDVVKVRFQAQVCFPQSGSVKRYNSTIDAYKTIAREEGIKGLWKGCLPNIARNSIVNCSELVTYDIIKELILKYDLMSDNMPCHFTAAFAAGFCTTIVASPVDVVKTRYMNSVPGQYSGAINCALTMLVKEGPTAFYKGFMPSFLRLGSWNIVMFVSYEQIKRALVIFQNRSV, from the exons ATGGTTGGTGGAAGAGCTACAGATGTGGCCCCAACAGCTGCTGTCAAGATCTTTTCGGCTGGAACAGCTGGCTGTGTGGCCGACCTGGTCACTTTCCCCCTGGACACTGCCAAAGTCAGACTGCAG GCTGCAGCCCCTTCACTGAATAGTAGGGATAACTTAACACAAATGAGTGCATGTTGCTACACGTCAACCCTGGAGTGTAACActtatgacaaaaacaaactg ATTCAGGGTGAATCCAAACCCGCAGTGGACGGCCAGAGGGCGAGATACCGAGGTGTGTTTGGCACCATCTTCACCATGGTGAAGACTGAGGGCCCGAGGAGTCTGTACAGCGGATTGGTGGCAGGACTGCACAGACAGATGAGTTTCGCGTCAGTCCGCATCGGCCTGTATGACACCATGAAGCAGTTCTACACCAGAGGCTCAGAAA ACGTAGGAATCGGGGCTCGGCTGCTGGCGGGCTGCACCACGGGGGCGATGGCGGTGAGCTTCGCCCAGCCCACCGATGTGGTGAAAGTCAGATTTCAGGCTCAGGTCTGCTTCCCTCAGAGTGGCTCTGTGAAGAGGTACAACAGCACGATCGATGCCTACAAGACCATAGCCAGGGAGGAGGGCATTAAAGGACTCTGGAAAG GGTGCCTGCCAAACATCGCTCGCAATTCCATCGTTAACTGCTCTGAGCTGGTGACCTATGATATCATCAAAGAGCTCATCCTGAAGTACGACCTGATGTCAG ACAACATGCCGTGTCACTTCACAGCAGCCTTTGCAGCAGGTTTCTGCACCACCATTGTGGCTTCTCCAGTGGATGTGGTGAAAACACGTTACATGAATTCAGTGCCGGGGCAGTACAGCGGTGCAATTAACTGTGCCCTAACCATGCTGGTCAAAGAGGGACCCACAGCCTTCTATAAGGG ATTTATGCCCTCGTTTCTCCGTCTGGGTTCCTGGAACATTGTGATGTTTGTCAGCTACGAGCAGATTAAGAGAGCTTTGGTAATATTTCAGAACAGATCTGTCTGA
- the LOC124059505 gene encoding mitochondrial uncoupling protein 2-like isoform X3, whose translation MVGGRATDVAPTAAVKIFSAGTAGCVADLVTFPLDTAKVRLQIQGESKPAVDGQRARYRGVFGTIFTMVKTEGPRSLYSGLVAGLHRQMSFASVRIGLYDTMKQFYTRGSENVGIGARLLAGCTTGAMAVSFAQPTDVVKVRFQAQVCFPQSGSVKRYNSTIDAYKTIAREEGIKGLWKGCLPNIARNSIVNCSELVTYDIIKELILKYDLMSDNMPCHFTAAFAAGFCTTIVASPVDVVKTRYMNSVPGQYSGAINCALTMLVKEGPTAFYKGFMPSFLRLGSWNIVMFVSYEQIKRALVIFQNRSV comes from the exons ATGGTTGGTGGAAGAGCTACAGATGTGGCCCCAACAGCTGCTGTCAAGATCTTTTCGGCTGGAACAGCTGGCTGTGTGGCCGACCTGGTCACTTTCCCCCTGGACACTGCCAAAGTCAGACTGCAG ATTCAGGGTGAATCCAAACCCGCAGTGGACGGCCAGAGGGCGAGATACCGAGGTGTGTTTGGCACCATCTTCACCATGGTGAAGACTGAGGGCCCGAGGAGTCTGTACAGCGGATTGGTGGCAGGACTGCACAGACAGATGAGTTTCGCGTCAGTCCGCATCGGCCTGTATGACACCATGAAGCAGTTCTACACCAGAGGCTCAGAAA ACGTAGGAATCGGGGCTCGGCTGCTGGCGGGCTGCACCACGGGGGCGATGGCGGTGAGCTTCGCCCAGCCCACCGATGTGGTGAAAGTCAGATTTCAGGCTCAGGTCTGCTTCCCTCAGAGTGGCTCTGTGAAGAGGTACAACAGCACGATCGATGCCTACAAGACCATAGCCAGGGAGGAGGGCATTAAAGGACTCTGGAAAG GGTGCCTGCCAAACATCGCTCGCAATTCCATCGTTAACTGCTCTGAGCTGGTGACCTATGATATCATCAAAGAGCTCATCCTGAAGTACGACCTGATGTCAG ACAACATGCCGTGTCACTTCACAGCAGCCTTTGCAGCAGGTTTCTGCACCACCATTGTGGCTTCTCCAGTGGATGTGGTGAAAACACGTTACATGAATTCAGTGCCGGGGCAGTACAGCGGTGCAATTAACTGTGCCCTAACCATGCTGGTCAAAGAGGGACCCACAGCCTTCTATAAGGG ATTTATGCCCTCGTTTCTCCGTCTGGGTTCCTGGAACATTGTGATGTTTGTCAGCTACGAGCAGATTAAGAGAGCTTTGGTAATATTTCAGAACAGATCTGTCTGA